The following are from one region of the Penaeus monodon isolate SGIC_2016 chromosome 19, NSTDA_Pmon_1, whole genome shotgun sequence genome:
- the LOC119585348 gene encoding methyltransferase-like protein 24 — protein MILKATDFTMGNKIRFILSAWACLVLFAVLGGRTDVLQPTSAAYSNLQHTPRTSRDAEGSSTSKGLLKDPVEYFESLKKTNGYCRKLVTFGGTSCKRLEDGDKLVCLDDHLAMPKKRCLVYSFGAGDDISFEDAMIQFSGCELHLFDPTVNASDLLGSDEKIKFHQVGLGDSEKIMVNNKSSTSYVFQPFDSILRQNGHVGRTIHYLKLDIESSEWARQHDILLSLEAIGFRKISYKENMNMYGFVKIPYEENQRPACGEVLYARDPSSIGRLSLP, from the exons ATGATACTCAAGGCAACAGATTTCACAATGGGCAATAAAATACGTTTCATTCTATCGGCGTGGGCGTGTCTAGTACTCTTTGCCGTGCTTGGTGGGCGTACAGACGTGTTGCAACCTACTTCTGCTGCATATAGTAACCTGCAACACACGCCGCGGACCTCAAG AGACGCGGAGGGCAGCAGTACCTCTAAAGGTCTTCTGAAGGACCCTGTGGAGTACTTTGAGTCCCTTAAAAAGACAAACGGATATTGCAGAAAGCTGGTAACTTTTGGTGGAACATCGTGTAAGAGGTTGGAGGATGGAGATAAACTG GTGTGTTTAGACGACCACCTGGCTATGCCGAAGAAGCGCTGCCTCGTGTATTCCTTCGGCGCCGGTGATGACATTAGTTTTGAGGACGCCATGATTCAGTTTTCGGGTTGTGAGCTTCATTTGTTCGACCCGACCGTGAACGCCTCGGATTTACTG ggtaGCGACGAGAAAATCAAATTCCACCAAGTAGGTCTCGGTGACAGCGAAAAGATTATGGTGAATAACAAATCGTCCACGAGCTATGTATTCCAACCCTTTGATAGTATCCTGCGGCAAAATGGCCACGTCGGACGAACCATTCACTATCTCAAGCTTGACATAGAGTCTAGTGAATGGGCG AGACAACACGACATCCTGTTAAGCCTTGAAGCCATCGGCTTTCGGAAAATCAGTTATAAGGAGAACATGAACATGTACGGTTTCGTGAAGATTCCCTACGAGGAAAACCAGAGGCCGGCGTGTGGGGAGGTTCTCTACGCTCGGGACCCTTCGTCGATCGGCCGCCTGTCTCTACcctga